The genomic region AATATGGGCGATCGCCCCCTATTTTGCTTAACGTTTCTACAACGTTTCTATAATTTTTCTACAATCTACAACATCAACCGCAAAATCGAGATTCCGATCGCCCCCACGGTCCGCAGGAACGATCCCCCTTGACCTTGGTTTTGTCGTTCCGGATCTTGCAGCGCTTGTAACTGCGCCACCAACAGGCGCGACGTGTCGAACGCTTGCGGGTTATTTTCGATCGCGAATAACTTCGAGGCAATTTCCGCATCCCCGATCGCCCCGTTGGTATCCCCCGTTTCCGCCCGCACGACCGCTCGCGCCAAGTATGCCGGAGCGAATTCCGGATCCAGAGACAGGGCGCGATTGAAATAGGCGATCGCCTTTTTGTGGTTTTTGCGCTTCGCTTCGGCCACTCCCCAATTATACACTTCCTCCACACTGAGCAGCTCCGACGGCATACCCACCGCATCCTGGACGTAGGCACTATCAACCAGGGCGTCGGTGAAATCGACATCGACTAAATACGCTTCTCGCAAATCCGTCCCGCGCAAATTCGCCCCGGTCAAATTCGCCCCAGTCAAATTCGCACCAAATAAGGACGCCCCGGTCAAATTCGCCCCACTCAGATCGGCCCCCGCCAAATTCGCCCGACTGAGATTAGCCCGGGTTAAATTCGCCCCACTCAGATCGGCCCCCGCCAGATCGGCCCGCACTAAACCCGAACCACTCAAATCGCAGCCCGTGCATTCTTTGGTAGACATCAATTGTTGCAGGTGTTGGAAGTTTTCGGCGATCGCCGGGGTAGCGATCCAAAAACTGCCCAACAAAATCGTGGAGGCGAGAGCAGTGCGTTTGTTCATCAGTCCTTCTCCTAAGTGCAGACTCAATCTAGCGCGGCGATCGCGGCTGACCCCATGATAGTTTACCGATGCAAGTTTACGGCCTCCTCACCCCGTGACTCGACCCCCGCCCGCGCGATCGGCAATTGACAATCTATTATTAAAATAATTTCTCAATAATTTCCCGAGACCGCCTCGGTTCTCGCGGGCTTCCCCAAGGGAAACGGGGTCACCGTACTTGTCCTCAACAGCCCAATTTGAGCCAACCATCGAGCCAACGATCGCTTAAACCCCCATTGAACTGCGATGAGTGAATTTTTTTGTTCCGATCTGGCACGACAGTCGGGAATATTTCTCGGCGGAACCGCACGCCATTACGAGACTTATTTTTTAATTGAATGTCCGCCCCCTTGGACGAGTTACGACCTCGATTCCCGACAGATTCCCGAGAACTTACGCGCGCTCGGCGATCGCTTTTACAGACGATCGCAACCGATTACCCGGCGAATTTTGCTAATTTACAATCCAGCATATTTTCAACCCGATCGCCGTCGCGTTATTATTTACCACAAACCTCAAGGATTTGCCAATCGATACGAACGTTACGAGTTTTTTGTTTCCGATCTGGCCGAAGTTGCCCCCGCGATCGAACGTTTTCTTAAAACCCACTCTCTAGAATTAGAAAATAGCAATTCTCAGGGGCAAGATCTTCTCATTTGTACCCACGGACAAAACGATCGCTGTTGCGCCAGATATGGCAAACCACTTTATTATAAAGCTTTGAAAATGAGCGATCGATGTGACCTCGCCAATCTGCGGATTTGGCAAACGAGTCATATCGGCGGACACCATTTAGCACCGACGGCGATCGATTTTCCCCAAGGGCGCTACTACGGCCATCTCGATCTGAATCGTTTACAAACAATTTTAACGCGATCGGGGTCAATTCTCGATCTTTATTCCGTTTATCGCGGTTGGGGTTTGTTACCCAATACCGTGCAGGTTTTAGAAAAAGAATTATTGAAACAATGGGGCTGGGACGGGCTAAATTATGCCGTACAATTTCGATCGCTTAAAGCAGGCGATCGCGTCGAGCTAGACGTTCGCGATTCGAGGGGGGCGATCGTCACCTATCAAGCAGATATTACCCTGGATTCCGAGCAACACTTTACCCTTCCCGGTTCCTGTTGTCAAACTTATCAAGTAGAAAGCCAACCCTGGAAAATTGAAAACCTGATTAAAACCATCTCTCAAAGCAACAGGCTATAGCAATCCCAAATAATTGGTAATCCAAATAGAGAGCAAGTGTTCCTGAGCGTAGCCGAACGCATTCCTACTTCCAAGGGGTTCAGGTGGGCTACCCCGACTCAACTGATTTAGCAATGGTAGACAAATCGGGAGGACGAGTACCCGCTTTGCTTCTGTATCCACCCATAACCCCTCGCTTTCCTGTCACTCATTCAAGTGACACTCATTCAAAGTCCCTTAAAAAAGCGGCTGTTATTCCTCTATTTTTCCCAACTACTATGAGGCTATCACTTCCTCAAAGAAAGTAGATATGGGTACTAAAGTTTTCATCAACAAAACCGGGAGAGATCTCTCCATTCAACTTGAAGTTAGAAAAGGCGATCGCCCCGGTCGCACCTTGAAATACCAAAGCTTTTCCCTCACGAGCGGCCAAAGTCAACGAATCACCTATAGTGGGCCGGACAATCCTTACTTAGATGGGATCTCAGTCAACACCGTGGCTGACGGTTCTTTAATTGCCGAACAGCAGTTTGTTTTCAATCGCGGTAGCGAACTCGACAACCAATTTAATACCCACGACACGGTAATTTTCGGCTGGCAAAACGACAGTATCGTTCTATCTTTTGCCAATACGTGGACGGTTCCCCACTGGAATGCCGAACTGCTGCCTCACGGGAGCTGGATGGATCGCTCGATCGATCGCTGAATCTGGCTTTTGAGTTTTCTTTATCCAACACCCGCAACATTATAGGAGTTTGAAGCATGAGTTTGTTACCTTGGGATAATTGGATTTACCATCTTTCTGACAAACGGGCTGAGGTCAATTCCCTGCATACGCGAGCGGTCAATTTACAAGACCAAATCCAATCGCAAGTTTTGATTTTCAACGGTCACTTGAAAGACTATAAATCGCTGATTGCGGCGAATAGTGCTTTGGTGATTATTGCCAATGCAATTCAAATGGACGATCTCAAATGGAAAGATTTCCAAGTTCAGTTGCGAGCGATTCCCAATCCCCCCCAAGGCAGTATTCCCCTGCAAGTCGGTCAAACGATCGCGGAAATGGTCGGAGGGGCGCTGATTTTGCGAGGCATTTACCAAGTGGGTAAAATCGCAAAGGACTTTATCCGCAGTGGTGAAGGGGCCGAACAAGCGGCGAATGTCGGTCAAGATGCGGCGATCGAACTTCAAGAAGTGGGGGTCGAAGCGGGAATTAATGCCGGGGCTGAAAATGGCGCCGAACTCGGTGCGGAGGAAGTCGGCGATGCGGCGGGTGAAGAGGCTGCAGAAGCGGCGATCGAAGGGGCTTCTCTCGACGCGCTGGCGTCCACGGGAATCGCTATTTTCGCGGCGGTCGGGATCGATGTGGTGTTCGGTGCGATTGACGGCGCCAAAGAGCGCGACCAACTCAATGGGGCGATCGATCGCTTGAAAAGTGCATTGAATAAATGCCAAATTTATTACAACACTATCACGAGCAAAATGGCTCGAATTGATGGGGGTATTGTCAACGAAGAAAAGCGTTTTCAGGGGATTATCGGCGATTTGGCGGCGATCGCCCAACATCAGCCCAATTTTAAATATGATTATCCGCCAACCGTCGCGAATACCGCGCAATTTTTAGCGGCCCAACATGCAGCTTTGGCTCAGTACGGAACCTACATGCGTTTCCGACAATCGTGGGATCTGGCGGTATCGCGCAATCCTAATGTCACTAAAGCGGAATTTATCAATAACTTTCTGATGTTTGCACCGCCAGACGTGACTGAGACCACGTTGAACAGTTACTGGAACGTCCTTGCAAAATACTCGGATAGGCTGAGAAATGCTGGATAACTAAGACTCGTGGTTTGAGTCGATGGTAAAGGGGAGGGCGATCGCCCTCCTTTTGCTACGGAAAGCGATCGCCGGAACTATCTAAAAAATGATTGATTATGGCGCTCGATCGCCGAGAGTCAATCCCGATCGCCCCGAGTTGTACGTCCGTCAAAGAGTTGCGAGTGCGCTTAAACGGCTGCTAACACGATGATGTTAAAAATTCCGATTAAAAGAAAGTTTAAAGCCGGGATTGAAGGCTTGATTTCTTTCTAAATTAAATGAATTGAGAAAGCGGTCGGCGTCCCTGGGGAAGGTGCGATCGCTGCTCGATGCGACTAAAATAACGTACAGGCGCGGTTCGACCCAGTAAATACGAGTTTTAACAATGCCTTGAGTGCTTTGCACTTCAAATTCTTTGCCGGGATTATTTTGGAGGCTGATCCGCCGTTCTTGACGCAATCTCCCATTTTCGACGTTCCCGACTCCGCCATCGCGAGCGGCATCGAGCAGTTGGTCGATTTGCACGGGAGTGAGCGAGTCGGGAACGTTAGGGAACTCGATATAACCAACTCCGTAAGCAACGTTACCGTTCTCTTTTTCTAACATGAACATCCGGGAGGTGCCGTTGTTACCGCTTCGATTTTCTTCTTCGGGGATTCCCGGCATCAAAATCGAGAAACGGCGATCGGGAGAGGTAAATTGTTGCCATTCTCCTTGTGCGAACAGGGACGAGAGCGAGGCTACAGAAGGAGCCATCGAGGATCGAACGGGAGTGGAGCGGGCGGGAGTGGGGTTAGCCAAGGCGATCGCCAGCACGCTTGTGAGAAGGCCGAGCCGTTGAAAACGAGGGGACATCGATGCTGTTCTCCATAGATGTTTTTCTATTGTAGACGCGCGCGGCGATCGCCGCAGGAGGCACGATTAGGGTTGTGCCATGCCCTCGATTTGCTTTTCGATCGCCCCTGCAGCTTGAGTATCTCCGAGTCGTTGAAAAATTGCCAGTGCGGATTTTAACGAGGCGATCGCCTCTTCTTCCCGACCCAAATTTCCGTAAACCGTTCCCAAGTTCGAGCGGGTAATCGCTTCGCTGCGTTCGATCCCGAGTTCTTCAAAAATCTCTAGAGCGCTTTCGAGAACGTCGAGGGCTTGGTCGTACTGTTCTAATTGCGTGTAGGTGACCCCTAGATAGTCGAGCAGAATTCCTTCTTGCTGGCGGTCTTCGATTTCGATGGCGATCTCCAACGCCGAGCGATACATTTCTAAGGCTTTGTCGTAGTCTTCGCTATTGCGGTACAGTCGCCCTAAGTTTCCTAAAACAATACCTTCCGAGCGCCGCACGCCCAATTCTCGGAAAATAGCCAAGCTGTCTTGATGGGACTCGCGAGCGGCCTCGATATCGCCTTGTTCTTGATAGACCAGGCCGATATAGTCGAGTACGATCGCCTCTTGTTGGCGCTCTTTGAGGTCTCGGGCGATCTTCAAGGCGCGATCGTAAGCGTCGAGGGCTTCGCTATAGCGCCGCAAGTTATCGTAAACGCGACCGATGCGGGTCAGGGCGATGGTTTCCCCAACGCGATCGCCGATTTCTTGGGAAATGTTTAAAACTTCTTGGAATTTCTCCAATGCTCCTTCAAAGCGCCCTTGACGATAGAGGTCGAAGCCTTCTTCGTAAAGTTGAACGGCTTGATTGGCTCGTTCTTCGGCATTTTGGGCGATCGAGGGTTCGAGAGGATTGGCACCCACCCAGGGACTGAAGGTCCCTTGACCGAGCAGGACGATTCCGGTCAACAAACTGACGGTTCTCAAGCAACGAGACATAAAAAGATTCTCCTATAGCCTGCATCTTCAATCGTAGACTCGAATCCGGGAGCGGACGTTCTCGACTGTGCGATCGTCGTCGAACTTGTGCGATCTCACTTTTGGCGAGAAAATTAAATTTGAAACGATCGCGAGATGGTCTGGCGGGCGAGAGACTGACCCTAGAGGGGCGAATGACGATCGCCATTTCGGGATCGAGACGGATCCGGGAACGGCGATCGTCAAGCCGTTATTGGCTACTCTGTCAGCTACTATGTGCAAAATTGTGGCAGACCGGAGGCGCTCGCCCTCGGTTGCAGTTTGAGCGCAGTTTGAGCGCAGTTTTAGCGCACGAACTGGGGCATGACTTCCGCCGCCGTATACAAGCCGTACAGTCCGCGCCGATGCAAGGCGATCCCCGCTTTGAGATAGCCGAACGCCGGACCGCAAACATTCGCCGCCATGCTGGTTTCGTCGCCGAGGGTGAAGGTATGGCTCGACTGCTTGCCTTCAAAGGTGCGCCCGGTGATGCGAACGTTGGTGCTTAAGGGTTTTTTCGGGTTGCGGGTATCGACGACGCCGCCGACGGTGACGCGATCGCGCGGGCAAATCCCGGCTAATTCGAGCATGATATCGTCGGCGTGTTCCATATTTTCCAAGGTGATTTTGCCGTCGGTGCGATCGAGGAGTGCCTCGACTTCGGCATCGCTCATCGCCATCGCCGTATCGACGTCATAACCGCTCATATGGGCGATATCTTCTCGGATCGTGGCGCGGTAGGCGTCCCAATTGGCAATCCCGACGCCGAAGGTAATTTTAACCTCGTGGATTTCGGCATAGCTTTGGGCGGCGATCGCCGCCGCCGCCGTCAGCAGTCCGGGGGTGGCGCCGCAGCCGCTCATATACACGATCCCGGCTTCGGCGAGTTCGTCTCGCAAGGCGAGCATCTGTTCGAGGGCGCTGGTCCGTTTGAGCGCGTCCACGAGAACCCCACGCCAGCCCGAAGCGATAAATTGCCGGACGACGGACGCCATAAAGGTATTGGGCAAGTTCGGCAGGGCGAGGAAGTAGCCGTCTACTTGGGGGGCGCGCGCCAGTAATTCGGCAATACTGTCGTGGGCGAGGACCCCGCCGGGTTCGAGATGGCCCAGGGAACCTCGATCGCGGTAGATTTGGATGCACTCGTCGGGATTCAAGCCTTCGGGGTTGTAGGCATAGCCTTGTTTGTCCGCAGCCGCCACCCAAATCATTTCCCGTTTGGGGGCGAGAACGCGACTGGCGGCCTGTCCCAAGCCCCCGAAGCCCAAAACGCCGATTTTGAGGGGTTGGATGGGGTTGGCATCGGAAGCGGGGGTCGGCTGTTGAGAACTCATGTGCTGGACACTCATCGCGGATTTTTTTGAAGTCAACAAACCTTCATTATCTCTCTCGATGCGAACCCCAACCCAACGGCGATCGCCAAAAAATTGCCCGACTGTCCCCGGAAGCTGAAAAATTGTCCGTCGATCTCAAGGATTGTAAACAACGATCGCGTGTTCGCGGTCGGGTCGGCTCGGCTCGGCGACGGCGGCGATCGTCGATGGACTCGATTGAGTGGCGCTTGCCATCTAGGCTTGACGGATTGAGGAAGTTAAGCGAAACTGAATCGAAGATTGAGTATGATACTCTGATAAGTAATAATTTTTGTTAACATCTGACTCGAAATGATTCAGTTAGTCACAATAAGTTTAATCCGGACTAACTGTGCGTCGAGTCTCCCGACCAGATTTTTCGTTGAGGCATCCCTGCAAAGGAGATGTTCCATATTGGTATATTCTCTAGCATCGCTAAGCGGATGGAAACACTCGAATTTATTATTTATCCCGATGGCCGCGTTCAGGAGAAAGTCACTGGCATAGTCGGTGCCTCTTGTGCGGAAGTCACGGCGGCGATCGAAGCGCAACTCGGACAAGTTCTCCATCAAGAAACGACGTCCGAATATTTCAACACCACCGTCGAACAGTCGGCCAGCGTCCAAGCTCGGGCGGCTTATAGCGATTGGTAAATGTTTTTCCGGTTGTCCATTTAGATTCACCTTCGTTGATTAGCAAGCAACTATGTCTCATTTCAGCCAAATCAAAACCCAAATTCGGAATTTAACATCTTTGCAAGCCGCTTTAACCGAGATGGGGATCGACTGGAAAGAAGGTCCGAGAGCAGTACGCGGCTATAAGGGTCAAACTTATCAAGCCGAAGTGGCGATCGAACAAGAAAACGGTTATGACCTCGGTTTTAGCTGGAATGGCGAGCAGTACGAACTCGTTGCCGACCTCCAGTTTTGGCAGCAACCTTGGACGGTCAATCGGTTTATTAATGAAGTGACCCAGCGCTATGCCTACCAAACCGTCGTCGGCGAAACGAGCAAGCAAGGGTT from Oxynema aestuarii AP17 harbors:
- a CDS encoding pentapeptide repeat-containing protein, with the translated sequence MNKRTALASTILLGSFWIATPAIAENFQHLQQLMSTKECTGCDLSGSGLVRADLAGADLSGANLTRANLSRANLAGADLSGANLTGASLFGANLTGANLTGANLRGTDLREAYLVDVDFTDALVDSAYVQDAVGMPSELLSVEEVYNWGVAEAKRKNHKKAIAYFNRALSLDPEFAPAYLARAVVRAETGDTNGAIGDAEIASKLFAIENNPQAFDTSRLLVAQLQALQDPERQNQGQGGSFLRTVGAIGISILRLML
- a CDS encoding sucrase ferredoxin, whose protein sequence is MSEFFCSDLARQSGIFLGGTARHYETYFLIECPPPWTSYDLDSRQIPENLRALGDRFYRRSQPITRRILLIYNPAYFQPDRRRVIIYHKPQGFANRYERYEFFVSDLAEVAPAIERFLKTHSLELENSNSQGQDLLICTHGQNDRCCARYGKPLYYKALKMSDRCDLANLRIWQTSHIGGHHLAPTAIDFPQGRYYGHLDLNRLQTILTRSGSILDLYSVYRGWGLLPNTVQVLEKELLKQWGWDGLNYAVQFRSLKAGDRVELDVRDSRGAIVTYQADITLDSEQHFTLPGSCCQTYQVESQPWKIENLIKTISQSNRL
- a CDS encoding tetratricopeptide repeat protein; translated protein: MSRCLRTVSLLTGIVLLGQGTFSPWVGANPLEPSIAQNAEERANQAVQLYEEGFDLYRQGRFEGALEKFQEVLNISQEIGDRVGETIALTRIGRVYDNLRRYSEALDAYDRALKIARDLKERQQEAIVLDYIGLVYQEQGDIEAARESHQDSLAIFRELGVRRSEGIVLGNLGRLYRNSEDYDKALEMYRSALEIAIEIEDRQQEGILLDYLGVTYTQLEQYDQALDVLESALEIFEELGIERSEAITRSNLGTVYGNLGREEEAIASLKSALAIFQRLGDTQAAGAIEKQIEGMAQP
- the bioU gene encoding (S)-8-amino-7-oxononanoate synthase BioU, translated to MSSQQPTPASDANPIQPLKIGVLGFGGLGQAASRVLAPKREMIWVAAADKQGYAYNPEGLNPDECIQIYRDRGSLGHLEPGGVLAHDSIAELLARAPQVDGYFLALPNLPNTFMASVVRQFIASGWRGVLVDALKRTSALEQMLALRDELAEAGIVYMSGCGATPGLLTAAAAIAAQSYAEIHEVKITFGVGIANWDAYRATIREDIAHMSGYDVDTAMAMSDAEVEALLDRTDGKITLENMEHADDIMLELAGICPRDRVTVGGVVDTRNPKKPLSTNVRITGRTFEGKQSSHTFTLGDETSMAANVCGPAFGYLKAGIALHRRGLYGLYTAAEVMPQFVR
- a CDS encoding DUF2997 domain-containing protein, with translation METLEFIIYPDGRVQEKVTGIVGASCAEVTAAIEAQLGQVLHQETTSEYFNTTVEQSASVQARAAYSDW
- a CDS encoding DUF1257 domain-containing protein, which gives rise to MSHFSQIKTQIRNLTSLQAALTEMGIDWKEGPRAVRGYKGQTYQAEVAIEQENGYDLGFSWNGEQYELVADLQFWQQPWTVNRFINEVTQRYAYQTVVGETSKQGFQIAEQQKNEDGSIRVVLQRWGG